The Vannielia litorea genomic interval GGAAGCTGGCGATGGTGGCGGTGATCTCGCGGCCAAGCACGTTCACCGTGATCTCATCGCCGATCTTCAGCCCGATCTCGGCGGCCTCCTCGGCAGCAAAGCTCATCAGCGGCGGGCCGGAATAATCCTCCGGCCACCATTCCCCTTCCGAAACCGTCACCCGCTCCGGCTGCTCGGCGGCATAGGTCAGGCCACGGTCGCCGCGCACGACCCAATGGTCCGGCGCAACCTCGGTCGCCGGGCGGTCGTTGATGCGGGTGATCACGCCGCGCAGCATGGGCGCGGTGTCGATCTTGGTGACCGCCGCATCGCCGTTGAGCCGGGCGAGCAACGGGTCGATCTGGTCGGGCTGGATGTCGATGAAAAAGAAGGAGGGCGCGACATCGGGCAGGTCGCCCTCGATCGCCGCCCGCATGTTGGAGCTGACCTGCCCCACCGCCGCCAGCACCGAAAGGCCAAGCCCGAGCGAGAGCACTACGGCGGAGGCCTCCTGCCCCGGCCCGCCGACCGAGCCGAGCGCAAGCCGCAGCGCCGGAATGCCCCGGACCCAGCGCGCGCGGGAGAGGCGGCGAGCGAGTTTGCGAATGGCCCATGCCGCTGCGAGGAGGAGGACGAGGGCAAAGCAGACGCCGAGCGCGGCCCAGATCGTCAACTCCCAGAGGCCCGAGAAATAGGCCGCCACGCCAACGAGGAGCGTCGCCAGCGCGGCGGTGAGCAGCATCACGCTCCAGCGCGGCAGGTGGCGGCGCGTGTCGCTGAGGGCGCGGAACAGTTGCGCCGGGCGGATCTCTTCGGCGCGGGAGACCGGCCAGAGGGTGAAGATCAGCGCTGTGAGCGCACCGTATAGCGCGGCCTCCGCCAGCGGGCCGGGATAGACGGTGAACTCGGTCGGCAGCGGCAACCGCGCCTCCAGCACCGGGGCCAAGGCCAGCACGGCGGCGGCGCCAAGCGCGAGGCCAATGACGATGCCCAGCGCCGAGAGCACCCCGATCTGGATCAGATAGGCCCAAAGGATCGTGCGCCGTGTAGCGCCAAGGGTCTTGAGCGTGGCGATCACCGGCGTCTTGCGCTCCAGATAGGCCCGAACGGCTGCGCTGACCCCCACGCCGCCCACGGCCAAACCGGCAAGGCCGACCAGCACGAGGAAGGCGCTGATCCGGTCGACGAAGCGGTTGAGGCCGGGCGCGCCATTGCGACTGTCGCGCCACCGCGCGCCGCTGTCGGAGAACTGCGCCAGTGCGTCCTCCCGCATCGCCTCAAGGTCGGTGCTGGGCGGTAGGGCGAGCCGGTAGTTGGTTTCAAAGAGCGTGCCGGGGGCAAGCAGCCCCGAGCCTTCAAGATCGGCGCGATACAGCAGCGTGCGCGGCCCGAGCGAAAAGCCCGAGCCGGCGGCATCCGGCTCCAGCGTCAGCGCGGCGGCGAGGTGGTAGCTTGCCGTGCCCAACTCGAAGGTATCGCCCACCTCAAGCTCCAGCTGCGCCATAAGCGAGCGGTCCATCACCGCGCCGGGCAAGCCGTTTGCCCCGGCCAGCGCCTCATCCAGCGGCATGGCCGGCTCGAGCCGAACCTCGCCATAGAGCGGGTAGATATCATCCACCCCCTTCACCTGGGTTAACGCGGTGTTCTCCCCCGCGCGCGCCATTGAACGGAAATCGACGATCTCCGAAACACGGGTCGCGCGCTCGGCCATCCAGGCCTGCTCCGCCTCGCCCGCCGCGCGGTAGGTGAAACGCAACTCGGCATCACCGCCCAGCATGGTCGCGCCCTCACGCATCAACCCGCCAGACAGGCTCTCGCGCACGAGGCCAACAGCGGCAATGGCGGCAACGCCCAACGCAAGGCAGGCAAGGAAAACTTTGAAGCCACGCAGGCCTCCACGAAGCTCGCGCCGGGCGATCCGGGCCGACTGGGCAAGGCTCATTCGGCGGCCTCGGCCTGCTGCTCCGGAGAAATCACGCCATCGGCGAGCCGCACCACCCGCCCGCAGCGGGCCGCAAGGGTACGGGAGTGGGTGACGAGCACCAGCGTCGCGCCGTGTTTCTCGGAGAGGTCAAAGAGCAGGTCAGTCACCGCATCGCCCGTGGCCGCATCGAGGTTGCCGGTGGGCTCGTCGGCCAGCAGGATATCGGGGCGCGGGGCGATGGCGCGGGCCAGTGCCACCCGCTGCTGCTCACCGCCCGACATCTGGCTGGGATAGTGATGCGCCCGGTCGCCCAGCCCGACTGCCGCCAGCTCGGCCTCGGCACGCTCGTAAGCATCGGTCACTCCCGCCAATTCAAGCGGCGTGGCCACGTTTTCCAGCGCCGTCATCGTGCCGATAAGGTGGAAGGACTGGAACACCACCCCCATATGCTTGAGGCGGAAGCGGGCCAATGCGTCCTCCCCCATTGCCGTCAGATCGTGCCCGAGCGCGGTGACGGAACCGGAGGTCGCAGTATCAAGCCCGCCCATGAGCATGAGGAGAGAGCTTTTGCCAGAGCCAGACGGCCCGATCAGCCCCAGCGTTTCGCCCTTTGCGACATCGAGGCTTATTCCCTTGAGGATGTTGACCTTTCCGGCATTGCCGTCGAGCGTGAAGGTGACATCGTTCAGGGACAGGATCGGATCGGTCATGCGGGCGCCTTTTGTTTCATTCCGATATGGGGCCAGGTTGCTGGCGCTCAAGGTTTTAACGACATTCTTTCTGGTTTCCGTCGCCTCGGCCCAGCCTGTTGTGGTCGCCGCCTTGGGAGACAGCCTGACAGCGGGTTACGGCCTGCCGCAGGAGGAGGGCTTCGTTCCGGTGATGGAAGACTGGTTGCAGGCGCAGGGCGCGGAGGTGGAACTGCGAAACGCCGGCGTGAGCGGAGACACCACGGCGGGCGGGCTCAGCCGGGTGGACTGGACGCTCACCGATGATGTGGATGCGCTCATCGTGGAGCTGGGCGGCAATGATCTGCTGCGCGGCATCGACCCGGCGGTAAGCCGCGGGAATCTCGACGGTATTCTGAAGGCGGCTGATGCGCGTGACCTGCCGATCCTGCTGGTGGGGATGACCGCGACCGGCAATTACGGGCCCGATTACAAGGCCGCCTTCGATGCGATGTATCCCGAACTGGCAGAGCAATACGGCGCCCTGCTCTACCCCAACTTCTTCGCTGCCCTGACCGCGCTGGAAGACCAGGCGGCGGCGCGGCGGGAGCATATGCAGGGGGACGGCATTCACCCCTCGGCCAGCGGGGTGCGGCTTGTGGTCGAAGACATGGGGCCGCGGGTTTTGGAGCTGCTGGAACGGGTCAACTAGAAGAATTTTAAAGAAAATTCTTCAGGCCGAAAAATCTTCGCGAAGGTTTTTCTACTTCCAGTCGAAGAAATCATCCGTGGTCTGCGCGAGCAACTCTTCGGCAAGGCTCGCCCCCATTTCGGCGGCATCCTCGGCCAGGCCGGTGCGGGAGCCGGTGAGCACTTCGGACCCATCGGTGCGCAGGATTTCTCCCCGCAACGTCAGGGTATTGCCGTCCAGCGTGGCAAGCCCAGCAATCGGGGTTTCGCAGGAGCCATCCAGCCCGGCCAGAAGGGCGCGTTCGGCGGCAACGCGGGTGTGGGTCTCGACGTGGCGGAGGGGCGCGAGCAGCCTGTCGGCCTCGGCATCATCCGCCCGGCGCTCGATGCCGATCACCCCCTGCGCGATGGCCGGAAGCATATCCTCCGGCGCGACCGCCTGGCAGGAAATGTGTTGCGCGTTCAGCCGGTTGAGGCCCGCCTGGGCGAGAAAGGTCGCCTCGGCCACGCCATCGGCGAGCTTGCGCATCCGGGTCTGCACGTTGCCGCGAAACTCCACCACCTGCACATCGGGCCGTTTGGCAAGAAGCTGCGCCTTACGGCGCAGCGAGGAGGTGCCCACCACGGCGCCCTGCGGCAGGGCCGAGAATGGCTTGCCGTCCAGCGTGACAAAGGCATCGCGCGGGTCTTCACGCTCAAGAAAGCAATCCAGCACAAGACCTTGCGGCTGTTCGACGGGCATATCCTTGGAGGAATGCACGGCAATGTCGATCTCGCCCGAAAGCATCGCCTCCTCGATCTCCTTGGTGAACAGCCCCTTGCCGCCGATCTCCCGCAGCGCGCGGTTTTGGACCCGGTCGCCGGTGGTGGAAATGATCACGATTTCAAAGGCTTCATCCGGAAGCCCGTGGGCCGCCATAAGCCGCGCGCGGGTTTCATGGGCCTGAGCGAGGGCCAGCGGGCTGCCGCGGGTGCCGATCTTGAGCGTCTTGGTCATGCTCGCGGGATAGCGCCCACGCCCAGACGTGACAATGCGACACTTGACACTCGGCCCCCGGAAGGCGACCCATGCGGCGACCGAGGAGGCGCAAGATGGCCGAAAACAAGAGCATTCTCAAAGCCTTGGCAGGCGAGACCCAACCCACCCCGCCGATCTGGATGATGCGGCAGGCGGGCCGCTACCTGCCGGAATACAAGGCCACCCGCGCCGAGGCGGGCGATTTCCTGTCGCTCTGTTACAACTCCGATCTGGCCACCGAGGTCACGCTGCAACCGATCCGGCGCTACGGCTTTGACGCGGCCATCCTCTTTGCCGATATCCTTCTGATCCCGCAGGCGCTGGGACAGAAACTTTGGTTCGTCACCGGCGAAGGCCCGCGGCTGGAACCGATTGGACTGCGAAAAGATTACGAAGCCCTGAAGAACGGGGACGAGGTGCATGAACACCTTGCGCCGATCTACCGGACGGTGGGCAACCTGAGTGGCCAACTGCCTGAAGAGACTACGCTTATCGGCTTCGCGGGCGCCCCTTGGACGGTGGCGACCTACATGATCGCGGGCCGCGGCACGCCCGATCAGGGGCCGGCGCATGACCTGAAAACCAAGGATGTGGCGCTGTTCAACGCGATTATCGAGCGGGTGACCTGGGCCACGATCGAATACCTCAACCGCCAGATCGAGGCCGGGGCCGAGGTGGTGAAGATCTTCGACAGTTGGGCGGGCAGCCTGACCGGCGATGACTTTGACAACTACAGCGTTGATCCGATTAAGAAAATCATCGCAGGCGTGAAGGCCAAACATCCCGACACCCCGATCATCGCCTTCCCCCGCGGGGCGAAGGAGCGCTACATCGGCTTTCACAAGGCCACCGGCGCGGATTGCGTGGCGCTGGATGACGGGGTGACGCCCGAATGGGCCGCGGAGCATGTGCAGCCGGACGGTTGCGTGCAGGGGAATCTCAAATCTTCCCATATGGTTACGGGCGGTCAGGCGCTGGTCGACGAGACCCGCCGGATCGTGGAGGCTTTCAGCCACGGGCCCCATATTTTCAACCTCGGGCATGGCATCACCCCCGATGCAGACCCGGAAAATGTGCAGCTGATGATCGACACCGTCCGCGGCGGTTAACGGCGCCGGAGCCGCGATACAGGCCCCATGCACATCCGATGCACAAGTGATGCACATTCCATGCATATCGCAGGCGCAGCATTTTCGCTGCGCCGCAGCGTGTTAACGGCCCGATTCGGTGGCATAGTGATTGCTTCATTTTAGCGGAGTGATTTCGATGCCGGACGAAGAGGAAGAAGAGGAGCTGCAAATGAGCAGCTCGAACCTTGATGACGCCGCCAAGGGAAAGACCGATACCATCATCATAACCTCCGGCAAGCAGGGCGGCCGCAAGGTGAAGGGCCATGACCTGCCCGGCGCGCTGATGCAGGCCGGGGTGAAGAAGGACTGGCAAGGCACCCTGCTCATCGCCTTCCCCGATGTGTGCAAGACCCCCGCACCGGGCGGGCCGGTGCCGATCCCCTACCCCAACCTTGCCGCTGGCGGGCCGAAGCAGGGCAAGAAGGTGAAGGTGGAGCAGTCGCTGCGTCAGGCGGGCTACAAGGGCATCCGGGTGCAGACGATGGGCGATGCGGCGGGCACGGCCAAGGGGCTCGTCGGGGCCAAGGCATTTTCGCACGGCTTCACACCGTTCTCCTTCGACGTGAAGGCCGAGGGCAAAGGCGCGATGCGGCTGATCGGCCACGAGGTGACCCATGCGATCCAGCAGAGCAGCCACGTGCCGCACGGAAGCCCCGGCAAGGCCAAGTGACGGCAGGCTTGAGCCGCAGCCCACCGCTGATTAGCATCTGACGCAGGGTAAACGGGGGATGCGCGCATGGGGCAACCGATCCGCGAGGTGACGATCGTTGGCGGGGGCACCGCCGGATGGATGACGGCGCTTTTGCTGCAATCCATGCTGAAGGGCGGCGAGAACGGGGTGCGGATCACCCTGATCGAAAGCCCCAACATCCCCACGGTCGGCGTGGGCGAGGCCACGGTGCCCGGCATGCCCCGGACCCTGCGCCAAGGCGGGATCGACGAGCGCGCCTTCTTCCGGACCTGCAACGCCAGCTTCAAGCTCGGGGTCGTCTTTGGCCATTGGAACGAGGATGCCGAGGGCAAGCGGGTCGATTACATCAACCCCTTCGCCCATCCGCCCGCGATCGACGGGGTTTCGGCGGCGGAATATGCCCTGCAATTCGGCACCGGGGGCCTCGACTTCGTACAAACCTTCTCGCCCTCGGTGGATCTTGCCGCCGCCGCCAAGGGGCCGCGCGGGCCGGGCGAGATGCCGGGGCCGCCGGTGGGCTTTGCCTACCACCTCGACGCGGGCAAATTCGCCGGGATGCTGAAGGAGCATTGCGTGGCGCGCGGGGTGCGGCATGTGCTGGACGATCTGGTGGAGGTAGAGCTGGACGAGTGCGGCTACGTGGCGGCGCTGATGCTGGAGCGCGGCGGGCGGCATCCTGTTGAACTGGTGATCGACTGCACCGGCTTTCGCGGCCTCATCATCAACCAGGCGCTCGGGGAGCCCTTCGAGAGTTACGGCAAGTATCTGGCCAACGACCGGGCGATGGCGGTGCAGGTGCCGCACCGGGAGCCGGAGCGGCTGGATTCGGTGACGAAGAGCACCGCTTTGGGCGCGGGCTGGGCGTGGCGCGTGCCGCTCTTCAACCGCATCGGCACGGGCTACGTGTTTTCTTCCGCGCACCGGACGGATGAGGAGGCGCGGGAGGAGTTTCTGGCGCATCTGGGGCCGGATGGCGAGGGCGCCGAGCCTCGGGTGATCCCGATGCGGGTGGGGCGCAACCGGAACGCATGGGTGAAGAACTGCGTGGCCGTGGGCCTCTCGGGCGGGTTCATCGAGCCGTTGGAATCGACCGCGATCCATATGATCGACACCGCCGTACGCTGGCTGGTGCAATACTTCCCCGACACCGATTATGCCGAGCCGCTGCGAGGGCGGTTCAACCACCTCGTGGACGAGCTTTACAACGAGGTGCGCGACTTCATCTGCCTGCATTACGCGCTCGGCAACCGGACGGACGACCAATACTGGATCGACGCGCGGGAGGAGCTGGAGGTGCCCGACACGCTCGCGGAGAACCTCGAGCTTTGGCAATACGGGCTGCCGGCGCATAACGACATCCGCTTCGTCTCGCTGTTCAGCCCGATGACCTATCAGGCGGTGCTGCTGGGCAAGCGGGTTTACGAGACGGGGTTCGGGAAGGGCAAGTTCTCGACCGGGCGCACGCTCGATCCGGCGAAATGGGAAGCCTTCGTGAAACGCGCCCGCGCCGGGATCGGGGCGCAGGTGCAGGCGGCGGCAGGGCACCGGGCGCTGCTGCGGGCGATCCGCGGCGAGGCGGGCGCCGTGGCCGAGAACGGGCTGTTGCCGGGGCTTGGCGGCGGGGCCGGGGCTGCGAAGGTTGGCGGCGAGGCGGCGATCTTGTGAGGGGTGGCGGGCGAATTGCCCACGCTGCTTGGGCGGCGGGGTTGAGCGATGCCCCTGCCCGATGCGCGCCGTAAGGCGCCGGGCAGCGCCGTCCCGCCCCCCGGGGCGGCGCTTCGGTGAGGTTGGGCGCGACATCAAAGGGAAGATGACGGTTGCACCATAAAGTGGCATGCACAGCTGTTGCTTGCGCCACCCCGCGGGACGGCGATGCCCGGCTTGAGGTTGGTGCAAGGCCTCCACAAGCAACAAAAAACCCCGAAGCGGCGGACCGCTTCGGGGCGCTTTGCTGAAAAGGTCTTCGAGGGAAATCAGTAGCCGGTGCCGAGTTGGCCGACGGTGAAGAACATCGTCTCGCCGGAGTGGTCATCTACGCCGTCATTGTCGGTGCTCACCCATGCGGTGCCATCGGAGAAGATCGCCAGCCCCTCGACCTTGTCGAGCACGTAGCCGCCGCCTGCCTTGAGGTCGGGCAGCAGGTCGCGCACGTCTTCCTTGCTCACCATCGGCAGGTCGCCACCGAGCGGGGCGGGCTGCATCTGGCTGAGGGAGACGCGGGTGATCTTCTTGGTCACGGCGCGGTCGTCGTGCTGGTTGTCACGCTCCACGAGGTAGACGTGATCGCCGTGGGCGGTGATTTCCGACAGGCCGACCCAGCCGGTGGCGGGCTCTTCCTTGGTGTAGCGCACTGCGCCCCACGCGCCGCTCTCGGGGGTGTAGGCCACCAGCTTCACGGTGTTCTTGGGATCGTCGGCCCATTCACGCTGCACGGCCATCCAGAGCGTGCCATCGACCAGCGTGATGCCCTCGAAGCCGAAGCGCTTTTCAACCGCCATCAGCTCGGCGGGCAGGCCCACCTCTTCCTCGATCTCGCCTTGCGCGTTCACGTGGTAGAGCGCATGAGGGATCACCCGGTCGGTCCGGCCCTCGGAGGCGAGCCAGAAACCGCCCTCGCCATCAAGGGTGATACCTTCGAGGTCGAGCTTTTGCGCGGGGTAGCCGGCGCGGGTGATGTCAATGGCCTCCACGATCCGGGCAGGCTTGCTGCTCACGTCGATCTTGAAGATGCGCGGCTGGTAACCATAGAAGCTGTCGGACACCGCCCAGACGGTGCTGTCTCCCTCGGCCACCATGCCCGAGATCGCGCCCCAGCCGGTGAGTTCGGCCATGCCTTCGGAGGTCAGCTGCGGGTAGCTCGCCTCGCCCTCGGCATACTCATAGAGCATCACGTGGGCGCGTGCGCCGCCGTCCTCGATCAGGTCGGTCTCGTTGGCCGAGACCAGCAGGTTGCGGGAGGGGATGGTCACGTAGCCCTCCGGCCCGATGCCCGAGGGCAGGAGCTGGGTGAGCACGGGGTTGGCCGGGTCGGTCGCGTCATAGACGCCGACGACGGAACCGCGCTCGGAGCCGACGAAGATCATCGGGGTGCCGCCAAACTCGGCAAAGGTCACGGACTCCGGCTCGACGCCTTTGGCATCGGAGCGCTTGTCGGGGTAGTGGCCGATCTTGATGAGTTCGTGCTCAAAGCTGGTGCCGCTCTCGTAGACCACTTCGCCGGTCTTGCTGAAGATCGTCCAGCCACGCGAGCCGCCTTCATAGTCGCCCTCGTTGGCGGTGGCGAAGTGCTGATCGTCGATCCACTTCACCGCGTCGGGCTCGCGCTTGCGGCCCTTCTGGCTCTCGGTGAAGAGCAGCGCGCCGCGCTCGTCGGTGGCGTCGATGCCATCGAGATCCACCGCACCGGCGGAGAAATGGGCGGTGACGGTGTTGTCGGCGCCGATGACGGCGATGTGGTTGTTCTCCTGCATCGTCACGACGATCTCGCCCAGCGCGTTGATGTCGACAAACTCCGGCTCCGGGTCATCGCCCGCCACATCGGCGAGGCCGATCAGCGCGATTTGCTGGAGGCTGTCGCAATCAAGGGTGCCATCCGCGAGGGCGATCTTGACCACGAAACCGGCGGGCATTTGCGGGATGACGCCATCGTTCAGGTCTTCGTCGCGCTCATTCTCGATGGCCACGGCGATGAAGCTGCCATCGGGCGCCTTGGCGACCGAGTCGGGCTGGCCGCCGAGGTCGCAGCTGGCCAGCTCTTCGCCCGAGGTCACGTCAATCGCGGCGAGGCGGCCGGAGGGGGCCACGTAGCTCTCGGAGGTGTTGATCCCGGTGAAGGCGGTGGTGCCGATCACGGCCACCGAGGTTGGCTCGCCATTCAACTCGATATTGCCCAGAGGCTTGGGCGCGGCGGGATCGGTGATGTCGACCCGGCCCAGCACGCCGAGCGGGCTGTCGGTGTAAACCAGCGTCATGCCATCGGCGGTCACGTCGATGATCTCGGGCGAGCTTTCGCGGGCGGTGTCTTCGCCTTCGGCCATGTTCTTGATGACCGGGAAGGAGGCGATGCGGTTGAAGACCATCTCGGCCTGAGCGGCGCCGGTTGCGGCGGCCAGCGCGAGCGCCGAGGTCAGAAGCGTGCGGTGCATGGGAGTCCCCTTGGTTTTTGTTGTGGGGGACATTTGGGCCGAAGCGGTGACGCCCGCGTAACAGAGCCATGTCAGTTGCATGACAAGACGGGTGGAGGGGCGGCGACGCGGGCTTTCGGTGACTGGCCCCTAGCGGGGCATCATCGCGAGGCGGATCATCGCCCGCTCCACCTGCGCCATCTGCGGGGCGGTCTGCCCGGCGGAGCGCAGGGCGAGGTCGGTATCGAGCAGTAGCGCAAGCGCCCGCTCCAGCCGGTCGAGGCCCCAGGCCTGCGCCTGACGGATCATTCTGTCACGCCGCGGGCCAAAGACCGGCGGGCGCAGGCTGCCGATGCCCTGCGCCGGGCCGCCGGGGTGGGCAGCGGCGGCGTGGAGGGTGCGAAAATGCATGCCCGCCATGATGCAGAGCGTGGTCGGGTTCACACCCTGCCCTTCCAGCCGGGCCATCAGCGGGCCGATCTGGTGACGCCGGGCCTCGGCGGCGGCGTTTAGCAACTCATCCACCCCGGCCTCTGTGGTGGCGGGGGCCAGCAGATCGACCTCGGCCTCCGACAGCGGGGTGGAATCGCCGATCTTGTAGAGCGCCAGCTTCTCGATGAACTGCCGCAGATCGCCCGGGTCGATATGCGAGGCCAGCGCCACCAGCGCCTCCATCGCGGAATGCTCGACGTCGGCGAGGCCGGCGGCGGTGAGCCTGTCCTTGATCTCGCCTGCGCTCGGCGGGTCGTCGTAAATGGCAACGAAGCGGGCGCGCGGGTCTTTCTCGAAGAGTTTCCGCAGTTTGCTGGAGGCCTTGAGGCTGCCGGCGGTGGCCACCACCATGCCGTCGCCCTCCTGCCACTCGGTGAGCGCGGTGGCAAAGAGGTCCGTCAGCCCGTCGGTCGCGCCCTCGACATGGACGGCGCGCGGGCCGGGAAAGAAGCTCGCGCCCCGGATCGCATCGAGCAGCGCCGCCGGGTCGCCGCGCAGATCGGCGCCGGAAAGGCGGGAGAGGCGCATCTCCTCCTCGCCGCTCGGGCCGACGAGGGCCTTCAGCAGGTCTTGCCGTTTCAGCGCGACCCGCATTGCATCGGCGCCCGAAA includes:
- a CDS encoding PAAR-like domain-containing protein, yielding MPDEEEEEELQMSSSNLDDAAKGKTDTIIITSGKQGGRKVKGHDLPGALMQAGVKKDWQGTLLIAFPDVCKTPAPGGPVPIPYPNLAAGGPKQGKKVKVEQSLRQAGYKGIRVQTMGDAAGTAKGLVGAKAFSHGFTPFSFDVKAEGKGAMRLIGHEVTHAIQQSSHVPHGSPGKAK
- a CDS encoding esterase-like activity of phytase family protein; protein product: MHRTLLTSALALAAATGAAQAEMVFNRIASFPVIKNMAEGEDTARESSPEIIDVTADGMTLVYTDSPLGVLGRVDITDPAAPKPLGNIELNGEPTSVAVIGTTAFTGINTSESYVAPSGRLAAIDVTSGEELASCDLGGQPDSVAKAPDGSFIAVAIENERDEDLNDGVIPQMPAGFVVKIALADGTLDCDSLQQIALIGLADVAGDDPEPEFVDINALGEIVVTMQENNHIAVIGADNTVTAHFSAGAVDLDGIDATDERGALLFTESQKGRKREPDAVKWIDDQHFATANEGDYEGGSRGWTIFSKTGEVVYESGTSFEHELIKIGHYPDKRSDAKGVEPESVTFAEFGGTPMIFVGSERGSVVGVYDATDPANPVLTQLLPSGIGPEGYVTIPSRNLLVSANETDLIEDGGARAHVMLYEYAEGEASYPQLTSEGMAELTGWGAISGMVAEGDSTVWAVSDSFYGYQPRIFKIDVSSKPARIVEAIDITRAGYPAQKLDLEGITLDGEGGFWLASEGRTDRVIPHALYHVNAQGEIEEEVGLPAELMAVEKRFGFEGITLVDGTLWMAVQREWADDPKNTVKLVAYTPESGAWGAVRYTKEEPATGWVGLSEITAHGDHVYLVERDNQHDDRAVTKKITRVSLSQMQPAPLGGDLPMVSKEDVRDLLPDLKAGGGYVLDKVEGLAIFSDGTAWVSTDNDGVDDHSGETMFFTVGQLGTGY
- a CDS encoding arylesterase — its product is MRAPFVSFRYGARLLALKVLTTFFLVSVASAQPVVVAALGDSLTAGYGLPQEEGFVPVMEDWLQAQGAEVELRNAGVSGDTTAGGLSRVDWTLTDDVDALIVELGGNDLLRGIDPAVSRGNLDGILKAADARDLPILLVGMTATGNYGPDYKAAFDAMYPELAEQYGALLYPNFFAALTALEDQAAARREHMQGDGIHPSASGVRLVVEDMGPRVLELLERVN
- the hemE gene encoding uroporphyrinogen decarboxylase, which gives rise to MAENKSILKALAGETQPTPPIWMMRQAGRYLPEYKATRAEAGDFLSLCYNSDLATEVTLQPIRRYGFDAAILFADILLIPQALGQKLWFVTGEGPRLEPIGLRKDYEALKNGDEVHEHLAPIYRTVGNLSGQLPEETTLIGFAGAPWTVATYMIAGRGTPDQGPAHDLKTKDVALFNAIIERVTWATIEYLNRQIEAGAEVVKIFDSWAGSLTGDDFDNYSVDPIKKIIAGVKAKHPDTPIIAFPRGAKERYIGFHKATGADCVALDDGVTPEWAAEHVQPDGCVQGNLKSSHMVTGGQALVDETRRIVEAFSHGPHIFNLGHGITPDADPENVQLMIDTVRGG
- a CDS encoding tryptophan halogenase family protein, which encodes MGQPIREVTIVGGGTAGWMTALLLQSMLKGGENGVRITLIESPNIPTVGVGEATVPGMPRTLRQGGIDERAFFRTCNASFKLGVVFGHWNEDAEGKRVDYINPFAHPPAIDGVSAAEYALQFGTGGLDFVQTFSPSVDLAAAAKGPRGPGEMPGPPVGFAYHLDAGKFAGMLKEHCVARGVRHVLDDLVEVELDECGYVAALMLERGGRHPVELVIDCTGFRGLIINQALGEPFESYGKYLANDRAMAVQVPHREPERLDSVTKSTALGAGWAWRVPLFNRIGTGYVFSSAHRTDEEAREEFLAHLGPDGEGAEPRVIPMRVGRNRNAWVKNCVAVGLSGGFIEPLESTAIHMIDTAVRWLVQYFPDTDYAEPLRGRFNHLVDELYNEVRDFICLHYALGNRTDDQYWIDAREELEVPDTLAENLELWQYGLPAHNDIRFVSLFSPMTYQAVLLGKRVYETGFGKGKFSTGRTLDPAKWEAFVKRARAGIGAQVQAAAGHRALLRAIRGEAGAVAENGLLPGLGGGAGAAKVGGEAAIL
- a CDS encoding ABC transporter ATP-binding protein gives rise to the protein MTDPILSLNDVTFTLDGNAGKVNILKGISLDVAKGETLGLIGPSGSGKSSLLMLMGGLDTATSGSVTALGHDLTAMGEDALARFRLKHMGVVFQSFHLIGTMTALENVATPLELAGVTDAYERAEAELAAVGLGDRAHHYPSQMSGGEQQRVALARAIAPRPDILLADEPTGNLDAATGDAVTDLLFDLSEKHGATLVLVTHSRTLAARCGRVVRLADGVISPEQQAEAAE
- the hemC gene encoding hydroxymethylbilane synthase, whose translation is MTKTLKIGTRGSPLALAQAHETRARLMAAHGLPDEAFEIVIISTTGDRVQNRALREIGGKGLFTKEIEEAMLSGEIDIAVHSSKDMPVEQPQGLVLDCFLEREDPRDAFVTLDGKPFSALPQGAVVGTSSLRRKAQLLAKRPDVQVVEFRGNVQTRMRKLADGVAEATFLAQAGLNRLNAQHISCQAVAPEDMLPAIAQGVIGIERRADDAEADRLLAPLRHVETHTRVAAERALLAGLDGSCETPIAGLATLDGNTLTLRGEILRTDGSEVLTGSRTGLAEDAAEMGASLAEELLAQTTDDFFDWK
- the holA gene encoding DNA polymerase III subunit delta — translated: MKLSTRDANAFFAKPTPGPGILISGADAMRVALKRQDLLKALVGPSGEEEMRLSRLSGADLRGDPAALLDAIRGASFFPGPRAVHVEGATDGLTDLFATALTEWQEGDGMVVATAGSLKASSKLRKLFEKDPRARFVAIYDDPPSAGEIKDRLTAAGLADVEHSAMEALVALASHIDPGDLRQFIEKLALYKIGDSTPLSEAEVDLLAPATTEAGVDELLNAAAEARRHQIGPLMARLEGQGVNPTTLCIMAGMHFRTLHAAAAHPGGPAQGIGSLRPPVFGPRRDRMIRQAQAWGLDRLERALALLLDTDLALRSAGQTAPQMAQVERAMIRLAMMPR
- a CDS encoding ABC transporter permease, giving the protein MSLAQSARIARRELRGGLRGFKVFLACLALGVAAIAAVGLVRESLSGGLMREGATMLGGDAELRFTYRAAGEAEQAWMAERATRVSEIVDFRSMARAGENTALTQVKGVDDIYPLYGEVRLEPAMPLDEALAGANGLPGAVMDRSLMAQLELEVGDTFELGTASYHLAAALTLEPDAAGSGFSLGPRTLLYRADLEGSGLLAPGTLFETNYRLALPPSTDLEAMREDALAQFSDSGARWRDSRNGAPGLNRFVDRISAFLVLVGLAGLAVGGVGVSAAVRAYLERKTPVIATLKTLGATRRTILWAYLIQIGVLSALGIVIGLALGAAAVLALAPVLEARLPLPTEFTVYPGPLAEAALYGALTALIFTLWPVSRAEEIRPAQLFRALSDTRRHLPRWSVMLLTAALATLLVGVAAYFSGLWELTIWAALGVCFALVLLLAAAWAIRKLARRLSRARWVRGIPALRLALGSVGGPGQEASAVVLSLGLGLSVLAAVGQVSSNMRAAIEGDLPDVAPSFFFIDIQPDQIDPLLARLNGDAAVTKIDTAPMLRGVITRINDRPATEVAPDHWVVRGDRGLTYAAEQPERVTVSEGEWWPEDYSGPPLMSFAAEEAAEIGLKIGDEITVNVLGREITATIASFREVDFSTMGINFVMTFNAAALQGAPHSHIATVYAEAEAEPAILRDVSQTWPNVTGIGVREAISRVAGLLEGIAAAITYGALASLVTGGVVLIGAAAAGQPAREFEAAVLKTLGAVRGRVLAYLVLRAALLGLAAGVVAIVAGGLAGWGVTTFVMEGDYSFEPVSAVLIVSGGVLATLIAGLGFALRPLSMPPARVLRSAE